The following are from one region of the Candidatus Saccharibacteria bacterium genome:
- a CDS encoding histidine--tRNA ligase: MAKNQFQKVRGMQDILPADQIAWQHIVQTFTEICEAAGLSRISTPILEDAQLFIRGVGEATEVVHKEMYTLTDRGKGVLALKPEGTAGVVRTYLENGMPSWPKPVGLFYIEPLFRYDRPQEGRYRQHHQLGVEIFGVDSPTADVHTIALANRFYTRLGLATSLQVNSIGSLEARKRYQEALRDYFKPHEPKLTDLAKKQLGSNPLRLLDSKEANMQELIEKAPQILDYLDKSSKEHFAAVLEALDDLGIGYDVNPRLVRGLDYYNQTVFEFKGTRQGSQDSLGGGGRYDGLVELLGGQPTPAVGFGLGLERIKLELEATGHKLEAQKPDVYVVYLGSEAQKAALTLSEKLLDDGLSVRIDLTTKTMKDQLARASKFEAKYALIIGETELKAKKAILKDLKTGNQEPVDVAKASEKLAVLLSS; encoded by the coding sequence CGATCAGATAGCCTGGCAGCACATAGTGCAAACCTTTACCGAAATCTGCGAAGCTGCCGGTCTAAGCCGTATTTCGACTCCAATTCTCGAAGATGCTCAGCTATTCATTAGAGGAGTTGGTGAGGCCACCGAGGTGGTGCATAAAGAAATGTACACCTTAACTGATCGTGGTAAAGGTGTCTTGGCGCTTAAGCCCGAGGGCACTGCGGGCGTGGTAAGAACCTACCTAGAAAACGGCATGCCAAGCTGGCCCAAGCCCGTAGGTCTGTTCTATATAGAGCCGCTTTTCCGCTATGATCGTCCTCAAGAGGGTAGATATCGCCAGCACCACCAGTTGGGAGTGGAGATTTTTGGTGTTGATAGCCCTACTGCCGACGTGCACACCATTGCGCTGGCCAATAGGTTTTATACCCGTTTAGGACTGGCAACCTCATTGCAGGTGAATAGTATTGGTTCTCTCGAAGCTCGCAAGCGCTACCAAGAGGCTTTGCGCGACTACTTTAAGCCGCATGAGCCTAAGCTTACAGACTTGGCCAAAAAACAGCTGGGGAGCAATCCGTTGCGTCTTTTGGATAGCAAAGAGGCTAATATGCAAGAGCTGATCGAAAAAGCTCCGCAGATCTTAGATTATCTTGATAAATCTAGCAAAGAACACTTTGCAGCCGTTTTGGAGGCCTTAGATGATCTGGGAATTGGTTACGATGTAAATCCACGCTTAGTGCGAGGCTTGGATTACTATAATCAAACGGTGTTTGAATTCAAGGGTACGCGCCAGGGATCGCAAGATTCACTTGGCGGCGGCGGCCGCTATGATGGTTTGGTGGAGCTACTAGGCGGGCAGCCAACCCCAGCAGTTGGCTTTGGTTTGGGCCTGGAGCGTATCAAGCTAGAGCTCGAGGCAACCGGCCACAAGCTGGAGGCCCAAAAGCCCGATGTTTATGTGGTTTACTTGGGCAGCGAGGCTCAAAAGGCTGCACTAACCCTATCTGAAAAACTGCTCGATGACGGCCTGAGTGTCAGGATCGATCTAACGACCAAGACTATGAAAGATCAGCTGGCCCGGGCCAGCAAGTTCGAGGCCAAATACGCGCTGATTATTGGCGAAACCGAGCTTAAGGCCAAAAAAGCTATCTTAAAGGATCTCAAAACTGGCAATCAAGAGCCAGTAGATGTAGCCAAAGCTTCGGAAAAACTAGCAGTCCTGTTGTCATCCTGA